The following proteins are encoded in a genomic region of Primulina huaijiensis isolate GDHJ02 chromosome 3, ASM1229523v2, whole genome shotgun sequence:
- the LOC140973907 gene encoding NF-X1-type zinc finger protein NFXL2-like produces the protein MPPPSATPLRRSPPLLSDSDSDSDSPSATNSSANHRHTDLSSSIFQSYISHSNSVNHGRLDQDLEKIQSFLTSSRSGALSCLICLERIKPLDPTWSCSSRCFAIFHLLCIQSWARQSTTLAASRAVLRAAVIPDENSFVWPCPKCRIEYPKSQTPKNYYCFCGKVQDPESDPWILPHSCGEICRRALKYNCGHYCLLLCHPGPCPTCPKLVRNKCFCGKVEDARRCGFKNFSCDGVCGKLLECGVHKCVDICHNGSCHPCREKGVYRCQCGKMEIERACCERDFRCENPCNKMLGCGRHVCTRGCHEGDCKDCPLQGKRTCPCGKNVYEGTPCDVAVPLCGATCDKLLSCGFHRCPERCHRGPCIETCRTVVTKSCRCGSLKKQVPCFQELTCERKCLKVRDCERHACKRRCCDGDCPPCSEVCDKRLRCRNHKCPAPCHRGSCAPCPLMVRISCSCGETYFEVPCGTEAEQKPPKCPKRCRIAPLCGHGPKCKPHRCHYGPCPTCQLICDEEYLCGHKCKLRCHGPKPPPLPEFTLKPKKKKFNHQGDVIPGSPCPPCSEVVLRQCVGLHIGAEKMMVCSKSAEFSCGNLCGNPLSCGNHYCTYECHSLKSSSSKSDSLRMGNSCEECCLPCHKERDPACPHPCPQPCHPGECPSCKTLIKRSCHCGSMVHVFECINFNQMSEKEQMDVRSCKGPCHRKLQNCYHLCPEMCHPGPCPSPDTCSKKVTHF, from the exons ATGCCTCCACCCTCCGCCACCCCGCTACGCCGTTCTCCGCCGCTTCTTTCCGACTCCGACTCCGACTCCGACTCCCCATCCGCTACTAACTCTTCCGCTAACCACCGCCACACGGATCTCTCCTCCTCAATTTTTCAATCCTACATTTCTCATTCCAATTCGGTCAATCACGGCCGGCTTGATCAAGACCTCGAAAAAATCCAATCTTTCCTCACCTCCTCACGATCAGGCGCACTCTCCTGCCTCATTTGTCTTGAACGCATCAAACCCCTCGATCCCACTTGGTCCTGCTCCTCCCGCTGCTTCGCCATTTTCCACCTTCTGTGCATCCAGTCTTGGGCCCGCCAATCCACCACCCTTGCTGCCTCACGCGCCGTCTTACGGGCTGCAGTGATCCCTGATGAAAATTCATTCGTCTGGCCATGTCCCAAGTGTCGTATCGAGTACCCGAAATCTCAAACGCCAAAAAACTACTACTGCTTCTGTGGGAAAGTTCAGGATCCAGAATCTGATCCGTGGATTTTGCCTCATTCTTGTGGGGAAATCTGCCGCCGGGCATTGAAGTACAATTGTGGGCATTATTGTCTGCTGTTATGTCACCCGGGTCCTTGCCCAACTTGCCCGAAGTTAGTCAGGAATAAATGCTTTTGTGGGAAGGTGGAGGATGCACGGCGATGCGGGTTCAAGAATTTCTCCTGCGACGGTGTTTGTGGGAAGTTGTTGGAGTGCGGAGTTCATAAGTGTGTCGACATTTGCCACAATGGGTCGTGCCATCCATGTAGAGAGAAGGGGGTTTATAGGTGTCAATGCGGGAAGATGGAGATTGAGAGAGCGTGTTGTGAGAGGGATTTCAGGTGTGAGAATCCTTGCAATAAGATGTTGGGCTGCGGGAGGCACGTTTGCACAAGGGGGTGTCACGAGGGTGATTGCAAGGATTGCCCACTTCAAGGTAAGAGAACTTGTCCTTGTGGCAAGAATGTATATGAAGGGACACCATGTGACGTGGCCGTGCCATTGTGTGGAGCAACCTGTGATAAGCTTTTGAGTTGCGGCTTCCATAGGTGCCCAGAGAGGTGCCATCGAGGACCCTGCATTGAGACGTGTAGGACAGTGGTGACAAAATCGTGTAGGTGTGGAAGCTTGAAGAAACAG GTTCCCTGCTTTCAAGAGTTGACTTGTGAGAGGAAGTGCCTGAAAGTGAGGGACTGTGAACGGCATGCTTGTAAGCGCCGTTGCTGTGATGGGGATTGCCCGCCTTGCTCTGAG GTTTGTGACAAGAGGCTCAGATGTAGGAACCACAAGTGCCCAGCTCCATGTCATAG AGGTTCTTGTGCTCCTTGCCCGCTGATGGTGAGAATTTCTTGTTCATGTGGGGAAACATACTTCGAG GTACCTTGCGGTACAGAGGCAGAGCAAAAGCCTCCCAAGTGTCCAAAACGATGCCGTATAGCTCCTCTATGTGGGCATGGGCCAAAATGCAAG CCGCACCGGTGCCATTATGGACCTTGCCCCACTTGTCAGCTAATTTGTGATGAGGAATACCTATGTGGCCACAAATGCAAACTAAG GTGCCATGGACCTAAACCCCCTCCTCTTCCGGAATTCACTTTAAAACCCAAAAAGAAGAAGTTTAACCATCAGGGTGATGTGATTCCTGGCTCTCCTTGTCCTCCTTGCTCAGAAGTTGTGCTAAGGCAATGCGTTGGCCTTCACATAGGAGCCGAGAAGATG ATGGTGTGTTCAAAGTCAGCAGAGTTTTCTTGTGGTAACTTGTGCGGAAATCCTCTTTCCTGTGGCAACCATTATTGCACTTATGAATGTCATTCCTTGAAAAGTAGTTCTTCAAAATCAGATTCACTAAGAATGGGCAATTCTTGTGAAGAGTGCTGCCTTCCCTGTCATAAG GAGAGAGATCCCGCGTGCCCTCATCCTTGCCCTCAGCCATGTCATCCGGGAGAATGCCCCTCTTGCAAGACACTTATTAAACGTTCTTGCCATTGTGGGTCTATGGTACATGTTTTTGAATGcataaattttaatcaaatgTCTGAGAAAGAGCAAATGGATGTCCGTTCATGTAAAGGGCCTTGCCATAG AAAATTGCAGAATTGTTACCATTTATGTCCGGAGATGTGTCATCCTGGGCCCTGTCCATCACCAGACACGTGTTCTAAGAAGGTCACTCATTTTTAA
- the LOC140973908 gene encoding signal peptidase complex subunit 2-like, protein MAADKNHKKANLLEHHSIKHILDESVAEIVKSKGYPEDVRMSNIRLLIGVIIIIIALFAQFYIKKFPDNRNFLLGCIGLYIVFNGMLQLIIYLKEKNAILFTYPPNGSFNTTGLVITSKLPRFSDMYTLIIGSADPQSIASKPPVEFTKTVTRWFTKEGVLVEGLFWKDVEALVNEYAKETKKTK, encoded by the exons ATGGCTGCTGATAAGAACCATAAAAAAGCCAATCTTTTGGAACATCATTCCATCAAGCACATTCTTGATGAATCTGTTGCTGAG ATCGTTAAGAGTAAAGGGTATCCTGAAGATGTGAGGATGAGTAACATTCGGCTACTGATCGGGGTGATCATCATTATCATCGCGCTTTTTGCACAGTTTTACATCAAGAAGTTTCCTGATAACAGGAATTTTCTTCTCGGTTGCATTGGATT GTATATAGTATTCAATGGAATGTTACAGCTAATAATATACTTGAAGGAAAAGAATGCCATCCTATTCACATATCCACCAAAT GGATCTTTTAACACAACTGGATTGGTCATCACTTCGAAACTGCCAAGATTTTCAGATATGTATACTCTTATCATAGGGAGTGCCGATCCCCAATCAATAGCTTCAAAGCCACCCGTTGAATTCACTAAAACCGTCACTCGATG GTTCACAAAGGAAGGAGTTTTGGTGGAGGGACTCTTCTGGAAGGATGTTGAAGCACTCGTAAACGAGTATGCAAAAGAAACTAAGAAGACCAAGTGA